Proteins co-encoded in one Saccharomyces mikatae IFO 1815 strain IFO1815 genome assembly, chromosome: 14 genomic window:
- the FYV6 gene encoding Fyv6p (similar to Saccharomyces cerevisiae FYV6 (YNL133C); ancestral locus Anc_2.134) — protein MSSTSDNTTNTREKKPLKFVSEGVGNVETQKIREQVEQKKYESEYRRKTRKSLRDQLRSNAISKQKQYNGLVRDRESFTRLSKDDLEFYQNSKNELLKKEKEFNNYLNTKAVIFERKQKALLSENDPARNTEENTETRTSLTGKMLIRGVKPSSSKPKIKVSIKKLNKKLEK, from the coding sequence ATGTCATCTACCAGTGATAATACAACTAACACAAGGGAGAAAAAACCATTAAAATTTGTCTCGGAGGGAGTAGGTAATGTAGAGACTCAGAAGATACGAGAACAAGTGGAGCAAAAGAAGTACGAATCAGAATATAGAAGGAAAACCAGAAAGTCTTTGCGGGATCAGCTGAGATCAAACGCTATAAGCAAGCAAAAGCAATACAACGGTTTGGTGAGAGACCGCGAAAGTTTTACTAGATTGAGCAAAGATGACCTGGAATTCTACCAGAATAGCAAGAATGAGTTactgaaaaaggaaaaagaatttaACAACTACCTGAATACCAAGGCagttatttttgaaagaaagcaaaaagcTTTACTTAGTGAAAATGATCCTGCGCGTAatacagaagaaaatacagAAACTCGAACTAGTTTAACTGGCAAAATGCTAATCAGGGGCGTAAAGCCGTCCAGCTCCAAAccgaaaataaaagtatcCATAAAGAAACTGAATAAAAAACTTGAGAAGTGA
- the KRE33 gene encoding ribosome biosynthesis protein KRE33 (similar to Saccharomyces cerevisiae KRE33 (YNL132W); ancestral locus Anc_2.136) — translation MAKKAIDSRIPSLIRNGVQTKQRSIFVIVGDRARNQLPNLHYLMMSADLKMNKSVLWAYKKKLLGFTSHRKKRENKIKKEIKRGTREVNEMDPFESFISNQNIRYVYYKESEKILGNTYGMCILQDFEALTPNLLARTIETVEGGGMVVIMLKSMSSLKQLYTMTMDVHARYRTEAHGDVVARFNERFILSLGSNPNCLVVDDELNVLPLSGAKNVKPLPPKEDNELSPKQLELQELKESLEDVQPAGSLVSLSRTVNQAHAILSFIDAISEKTLNFTVALTAGRGRGKSAALGISIAAAVSHGYSNIFVTSPSPENLKTLFEFIFKGFDALGYQEHIDYDIIQSTNPDFNKAIVRVDIKRDHRQTIQYIVPQDYQVLGQAELVVIDEAAAIPLPIVKNLLGPYLVFMASTINGYEGTGRSLSLKLIQQLRNQNNTSGREGTQTAIVSRDNKENDSHLHAQSRQLREIALDEPIRYAPGDPIEKWLNKLLCLDVTLIKNPRFAARGTPHPSQCNLFVVNRDTLFSYHPVSENFLEKMMALYVSSHYKNSPNDLQLMSDAPAHQLFVLLPPIDPKDGGKIPDPLCVIQIALEGEISKESVRNSLSRGQRAGGDLIPWLVSQQFQDEEFASLSGARIVRIATNPEYASMGYGTRAIELLRDYFEGKFTDMSEDARPKNFSIKRVSDKELTKSNLLKDDIKLRDARTLPPLLLKLSELPPHYLHYLGVSFGLTQSLHKFWKNNRFVPVYLRQTANDLTGEHTCVMLNVLEGREPNWLVEFAKDFRKRFLSLLSYDFHKFTAVQALSVIESSKKAQDLSAEEKYESKELTRTKLDDIFSPFDLKRLDSYSNNLLDYHVIVDMIPMLSLLYFGDKMGDSVKLSSVQSAILLAIGLQRKNVDSIAKELNLPFNQTIAMFAKIMRKMSQYFHQLLSQSIKETLPDIKDEAIAEMDGEEIKNYNAAETLNQMEEDLEEAGSEAVQAMREKQKELINSLSLDKYAINDNSEEWIESQKSLEKAAKAKGIVSLKTGKKRTTEKAEDIYRQEMKAMKKPKKYKKSAN, via the coding sequence ATGGCCAAAAAAGCTATCGATTCAAGAATCCCGTCATTGATCAGAAATGGTGTTCAAACCAAACAGAGATCTATATTTGTCATCGTTGGTGACAGGGCACGTAACCAGTTACCAAATTTACACTATTTAATGATGAGTGCTGATCTTAAGATGAATAAATCGGTATTATGGgcttacaaaaaaaagcttttgGGTTTCACTTCACAtaggaagaaaagagaaaataaaattaagaaagaaattaaaagagGTACAAGGGAAGTAAATGAAATGGACCCCTTTGAgtcttttatttctaatCAAAATATTAGATATGTTTACTACAAAGAAAGCGAAAAAATATTGGGTAATACTTACGGAATGTGTATTTTGCAAGACTTCGAGGCACTCACTCCAAATCTTTTGGCAAGAACCATCGAAACGGTTGAAGGTGGTGGTATGGTTGTTATTATGTTAAAGTCTATGTCATCTTTGAAGCAACTGTATACTATGACTATGGATGTTCATGCGCGTTATCGTACTGAAGCCCATGGTGACGTTGTGGCAAGATTTAATGAAAGATTTATACTTTCATTAGGTTCCAACCCAAACTGTTTAgttgttgatgatgaattgaaTGTGCTGCCACTGTCTGGAGCTAAAAATGTCAAACCATTACCTCCCAAAGAGGATAATGAATTGTCTCCAAAGCAGTTGGAGTTACAAGAACTGAAAGAATCTTTAGAAGATGTCCAACCAGCTGGATCTTTGGTTTCTCTGTCAAGAACTGTAAACCAAGCTCATGCTATTCTGTCTTTCATTGACGCTATATCTGAGAAAACCTTGAATTTCACAGTAGCACTGACAGCTGGGAGAGGTAGAGGTAAGTCTGCTGCTTTGGGTATCTCTATTGCCGCTGCTGTTTCTCATGGCTACTCGAATATTTTCGTTACCTCTCCATCTCctgaaaatttgaaaacgtTATTTGAGTTTATCTTCAAAGGGTTCGATGCGTTAGGTTATCAAGAACATATTGACTATGACATTATTCAATCAACCAATCCTGACTTTAACAAAGCCATTGTTAGAGTTGATATTAAGAGAGATCACAGACAAACTATTCAATACATTGTTCCTCAAGATTACCAAGTTTTAGGTCAAGCTGAATTAGTTGTCATTGATGAAGCAGCAGCTATCCCATTACCAATCGTCAAAAACTTATTGGGACCATATCTAGTCTTCATGGCATCCACTATTAATGGTTATGAAGGTACCGGTAGATCTTTGTCTTTGAAACTAATTCAACAGTTACGTAATCAGAACAACACTTCTGGTCGTGAAGGCACTCAAACTGCTATTGTTTCAAGagataataaagaaaacgaCTCTCATTTACATGCTCAATCCCGTCAGTTACGTGAAATTGCCCTAGACGAGCCAATCAGATATGCCCCTGGTGATCCAATCGAAAAATGGTTAAACAAACTTTTATGTTTAGACGTtactttgataaaaaaccCAAGATTTGCAGCAAGGGGAACACCTCACCCATCTCAGTGTAATTTGTTTGTTGTTAATAGGGATACTTTATTTTCGTACCACCCTGTTTCAGAAAATTTCCTGGAAAAAATGATGGCGCTTTATGTTTCTTCTCATTATAAGAATTCACCAAATGATTTACAGTTGATGAGTGATGCCCCAGCACACCAACTCTTCGTTCTTTTACCACCAATTGACCCAAAAGACGGTGGTAAAATTCCCGATCCACTATGTGTCATTCAAATAGCATTAGAAGGTGAAATTAGTAAAGAAAGTGTCAGAAATTCATTGTCTAGAGGCCAGAGAGCTGGCGGTGATTTGATTCCTTGGTTAGTTTCTCAACAGTTTCAAGATGAGGAATTCGCTAGTCTAAGTGGTGCACGCATTGTCAGAATTGCTACCAATCCAGAGTATGCTTCCATGGGCTACGGCACTCGTGCAATTGAGTTACTAAGAGACTATTTTGAGGGAAAATTTACAGACATGTCTGAAGATGCTCGtccaaagaatttttctataaaaAGAGTGAGTGATAAGGAATTAACAAAAAGTAACCTACTAAAGGACGATATTAAATTAAGAGATGCAAGGACGTTACCCCCTTTACTATTGAAGCTTTCTGAATTACCTCCTCACTATCTACATTATCTGGGTGTTTCATTTGGTTTAACGCAATCATTGCATAAATTCTGGAAAAACAACAGATTTGTTCCTGTCTATTTACGTCAAACTGCAAATGATTTAACTGGTGAACATACGTGTGTTATGTTGAATGTTTTGGAAGGTAGAGAACCAAACTGGCTTGTTGAATTTGCCAAAGATTTCCGTAAAAGATTTTTGTCGCTTCTTTCTTATGATTTCCATAAGTTTACTGCTGTTCAAGCTTTAAGTGTCATTGAAAGTAGCAAGAAAGCTCAGGATTTATCtgctgaagaaaaatatgaaagtaAAGAACTGACACGTACAAAACTGGACGACATTTTCTCTCCATTTGATCTGAAAAGATTAGACAGCTATTCGAATAACTTGCTGGATTATCACGTTATCGTTGATATGATACCTatgctttctcttttgtaCTTTGGTGATAAAATGGGTGATTCAGTAAAACTCTCCAGCGTACAAAGTGCTATTTTGTTGGCTATAGGACTACAACGTAAAAACGTAGATTCCATTGCGAAGGAATTGAACCTACCTTTCAATCAAACTATCGCTATGTTTGCAAAGATCATGAGAAAAATGTCACAATACTTCCATCAACTGTTAAGTCAATCTATTAAAGAAACTCTACCTGATATTAAAGATGAAGCTATAGCTGAAATGGAtggtgaagaaatcaaaaactaCAACGCTGCAGAAACTTTGAATCAAATGGAAGAGGATTTGGAAGAGGCTGGTTCTGAAGCCGTTCAAGCTATgagagaaaaacaaaaagagcTAATCAACTCCTTGAGTTTAGATAAATATGCGATAAACGATAATAGTGAGGAGTGGATTGAATCGCAAAAATCTTTAGAGAAAGCTGCAAAAGCTAAAGGTATTGTTAGTTTGAAAACTGGTAAAAAGAGAACTACAGAAAAGGCTGAAGATATATATAGACAAGAAATGAAAGCCATgaaaaagccaaaaaaGTATAAGAAAAGCGCAAATTAA
- the TOM22 gene encoding Tom22p (similar to Saccharomyces cerevisiae TOM22 (YNL131W); ancestral locus Anc_2.137) has translation MVELTEIKDDVVQVDEPQFSGNEAIVEEKVSTTNNDVVDDEDESDSEFEDEFDENETLLDRIVALKDIVPPGKRQTISSFFSFTSSFVRNAFAKSGNLAWTLTTTALLLGVPLSLSILAEQQLIEMEKTFDLQSDANNILAQGEKDAPATVN, from the coding sequence ATGGTTGAATTAACTGAAATTAAAGACGATGTCGTTCAAGTAGACGAACCACAATTCTCCGGAAATGAGGCcattgttgaagaaaaggtcTCTACAACAAACAACGATGTTGTggatgatgaagacgaaTCAGACAGTGAATTTGAGGATGAATTCGACGAGAATGAGACATTGTTAGACAGAATCGTTGCATTAAAAGATATCGTTCCTCCAGGTAAGAGACAAACAATTTCCAGTTTTTTTAGCTTTACTAGTTCCTTTGTGAGAAATGCTTTTGCCAAATCTGGAAACCTTGCTTGGACTTTGACCACTACTGCTTTATTACTCGGTGTGCCATTATCTTTGTCTATACTTGCCGAACAACAGCTTATCGAAATGGAAAAGACGTTTGATTTACAAAGTGATGCTAATAATATATTGGCTCAAGGTGAAAAAGATGCTCCAGCAACAGTCAATTGA
- the CPT1 gene encoding diacylglycerol cholinephosphotransferase (similar to Saccharomyces cerevisiae EPT1 (YHR123W) and CPT1 (YNL130C); ancestral locus Anc_2.138), with protein sequence MGFFIPQSSLGNLKLYKYQSDDRSFLSNHFLRPFWRKFATIFPLWMAPNLVTLLGFCFIIFNVLTTLYYDPYFNQESPRWTYFSYAIGLFLYQTFDACDGMHARRTGQQGPLGELFDHCIDSINTTLSLIPVCSMTGMGYSYMTIFSQFSILCSFYLSTWEEYHTHKLYLAEFCGPVEGIITLCIWFIAVGIYGPEVVWHTKVAQFSWKDYVFDVETVHLMYAFCTGALIFNIASSHGNVVKHYESQADKSKNPEKTADDISNAVNGLLPFFAYFSSIFTLVLIQPAFISLALVLSVGFSVAFVVGRMIIAHLTMQPFPMVNFPFFIPTIQLFLYAFMVYFLDYKMEMVVSALIWMGFGLTLAIHGMFINDIIFDITTYLDIYALSIKHPKET encoded by the exons ATGGGGTTCTTTATTCCTCAGAGTAGCTTGGGAAACTTAAAGCTTTACAA GTATCAAAGTGACGATCGCTCTTTCCTCTcaaatcattttttgagaCCGTTTTGGAGAAAGTTTGCCACTATTTTCCCATTATGGATGGCACCAAATTTAGTAACCTTATTAGGGTTCTGCTTCATTATATTCAACGTATTAACAACTCTTTACTATGATCCATATTTTAACCAAGAATCCCCTCGCTGGACTTATTTCTCCTATGCTATAGGTTTGTTTTTATACCAGACCTTCGATGCTTGCGATGGTATGCATGCACGTCGTACAGGTCAGCAAGGTCCTCTAGGGGAATTGTTTGACCATTGTATCGATTCAATCAACACAACGTTGTCATTGATTCCGGTCTGTTCCATGACTGGTATGGGTTACTCATATATGACTATATTTTCgcaattttcaatattgtGCAGCTTTTACCTGAGTACATGGGAAGAGTATCATACCCATAAGCTGTATTTAGCTGAATTCTGCGGCCCTGTTGAGGGTATTATTACTTTGTGTATATGGTTCATCGCAGTTGGCATTTACGGACCTGAGGTCGTCTGGCACACCAAAGTCGCACAATTTTCTTGGAAAGATTATGTGTTCGATGTCGAAACCGTTCATCTGATGTACGCTTTTTGCACAGGCGCTTTAATATTTAATATCGCTTCATCTCATGGAAATGTTGTAAAGCATTATGAGTCTCAAGCGGACAAATCTAAAAATCCAGAAAAAACAGCAGATGATATTAGTAATGCTGTAAACGGTCTTTTGCCATTCTTTGCATACttctcttcaatttttacATTGGTTTTAATTCAGCCAgctttcatttctttgGCTTTGGTTTTATCAGTTGGTTTTTCGGTTGCCTTTGTAGTTGGTCGCATGATTATTGCACATTTGACTATGCAACCGTTTCCAATGGTCAATTTCCCATTTTTCATCCCTACCATTCAATTGTTCTTATACGCGTTTATGGTTTATTTTCTAGATTATAAAATGGAAATGGTAGTTTCGGCTCTAATTTGGATGGGATTTGGTTTAACACTTGCTATTCATGGAATGTTCAtaaatgatattatttttgacATAACCACATATTTGGATATTTACGCCTTGTCAATTAAACATCCAAAGGAGACCTAA